The bacterium genomic interval GAGCTCCCGCGACACCTGCTAACCATGCGGCCGTTACTACATCCAAGCTGCAGGCTCCAGTAAGAGCACAGCCAAACGCTAACACTGTGGCAAAGGAAGTGGCGGCGGTGGCATTCAGAAGTGCGCCGATAGTGAGCGCGCCAACAACGATAGGGGCTGCAGCTAAGGGAGCAAGGGTGAATTCAGCGGCTCGTTTTTCTAAGATAAATCGTACCAACTGAACTGAACTGACGCATAAAAACACAGAAATCCAGAGAAGAAGGGCTGCTTTGTGCTTTTGCCAAGGCATGAGGTGCCATTCGCGGCTGTGCATTCTAATCAAAAGAATGCCGGTTAAAGAAAGAACTAGTACTCCAGCCACGTTTTGAATCCGAAGTGGGTTTGGAGGAGGTATAAGAAATAGCGCAGTCAAAATGAGCGTCCCCAATAAGACCCACCAACCAGTTTTGGTAAGGCCGGTTATGCTTTGCTCAAATGACCGTTTAAGTCGTGAAAGGACGCGAGAGCGGCGACTAAGTCGCATAATATTCAACTCCTGCGGAGCTTGTCTGCCCTAACGCCCCTACACTAATTTCCATTAACGATAAATTCATCGTCGTTATAAAACTAAAGAAGCACCTAATTACTTGCCACTTTAGCGTCTTCGTCTGCGCGCTTTGCGTCGTTTACGATCGCTTGGTTTCTCGTAATGCGCGTGCTCTTTAAGTTCTCTTAATATTCCGCTCTGTTGCAATTGCCGGTTGAAACGCTTGAGAGCGCTATCGATTGACTCGTTCGGCTGAACTTGGACTTGGATCAATACTGCTAAGCCTCCTTAAGTTCGACAGAAGTAGCTACTGCCGCTGTGCATTCATCGCCTCAGGCGACATAACACAGTTCAGACAACGTTAAATTCTACCTGTGAGCGTTGAAAATGTCAACTCTAATACCTTTGGCGAGCTTACCTAATCACATTGTTATGATAAAAGAAGGATGTTTAGCCATCATTGCCGCAAAGTACAGGAACCTAAACTACTTTGTTAATTATTTATCGGTTGCCATGGCAGCATTTATCAGGGTAACGTCTCTTGTGTAGATTGGCAGGCAGATTTTAAGCACAAGAGCCAAGAATTAAATACAGCTCAACTTTAGAGGTCAACGTAATGAGTGAGGAACTGGAATCGCTTCGGAAAGAGATTGATGCTATTGATGAATCATTACTGAATCTTATGAATCAGCGTGCAGAAATCGCAAAGCAGATTGGCGCCGGTAAACCCGCGAATAATGCGCCTTTTTTCTCTCCAGAACGTGAGGAGACAATATATAAGCGTCTTTTAAAGATCAATAAGGGACCTTTGGAAGACAAGCAGGTCTCCGCAATCTTCCGCGAAATTATTTCGGCGGCGCGAACTCTTGAGAAAGCATTGGTTGTGGCTTTTTTGGGACCTGAAGGCACTTTTACTCATATGGCGAGTTTACAGCGGTTTGGTTCTTCGACTACATTTCTTCCCGTCGATACTATTACGGATACCTTTCAGGAAGTCGAGCGTTCGAATGCCGATTATGGGGTCGTGCCGGTTGAGAATTCGACAGCGGGGGTAGTGCCGGAGACACTTGATACATTCCCGCAATCGAATGTGCGTATTTGTGCAGAGCTTTACGTGCAAATCGCGCACCATTTGGCCTCGCATCAAAAGAGTTTAGACGACGTCAAGAAGATATACACCCACACCCAGCCTGCGCAGCAGTGTCGGCGATGGCTTCGGACTTATTTGCCGAATGCGGAGATTGTCGAGGTATCATCGACATCTAAAGCTGCTGAAATGGCGAATGATGATAAAATGGCTGCAGCGATTACCAATAGCTTAGCAGCGGAGCGGGTGGGGATACCGCTTTTAGTTGAGCACATCGAAGATAATCCGCACAACCGTACGCGTTTTTTGGTGATCGGATATAATGAGCCTCGATCGGTTGGCAAGGACAAAACCTCGCTTATGTTCACTTTACGCAATCAACCAGGCGAGCTTTATCGAGCGCTTGGCGCATTTCAGAATGCTGAGGTGAATTTGACAATGATTGAAAGTCGTCCGGCTCAGCGAAGTGGGTTCGAGTATGTCTTTTATGCCGATCTGCAGGGACATCGTTCGGATGGTAAAATGGGGGTCGCATTAAAAGATCTTGCCAAGTATGTGACTGATTTAACAATATTGGGAAGCTATCCGGAAGCGGAATAGTACCCTTAGGAGGAATTAATGGACGGATTTAATGGACTTGGGTTAGGATTAGGCAATTTATCGCGGTTATCTAAAGCTAAAACACGATCGATAAGTGCAGAGAACCCTACCGGTGAACCTGGAAAAGGGGCGATGGCGATAGAAGGAAGCGGCGCTCGATGTGCTCGTGACCTTGGGAAGGGTTGGAAAGTCAATCCTTGTATGCCGGTCAAAGCCGGCGAAACTTTTACGATGGCTGATATCGAAGGTCCCGGGGTCATTCAAAGCATATGGATAGGTGGGAATATCTCACGTAATTACATTCTTCGCTTCTATTGGGACGATCAGGAAGTTCCTTCGGTTGAAACACCGCTTGGTGATTTTTTTGGTTGCGGATGGGGACCTTGGGCGCAGATATCGTCATTGCCGGTAGCGCTAAATCCTAATCGCGGTCAAAATTGCTACTGGGAAATGCCTTTCCGAAAGCGCTGCCGAATTACATTGGAGAATCGCGGCCCAGATGAAATGGTTACTTTCTACCAGATCAATTATGCTTTGACTGAGGTTCCCGAAGATTGTGCTTATTTTCATGCGCAGTTCCGCAGAGTGAATCCGCTTCCCTATAAACAGCCTTATACGATACTGGACGGCATTAAGGGGCAGGGACATTATGTCGGCACGATTATGGCCTGGGGCGTCAATAATGTCGGATGGTGGGGTGAAGGAGAGATTAAGTTCTATATGGACAGCGATACCGAGTTCCCAACCATCTGCGGCACCGGAGTTGAAGACTATTTTGGTGGTTCCTATAACTGGGACGTCAATGGTAGCTATACAACCTTTACTACTCCTTTCTTAGGGATGTATCAGGTTATTAAACCCGATGGACTTTATCAATCCCAACAGCGCTTCGGTTTATATCGCTTCCATGTGATGGATCCTGTGCGTTTTGAGGATAAGTTAAAAGTTACCATTCAAGCCCTTGGGTGGCGTAGCGAAGGGCGTTATCTTGCCATGCAAGACGACATCGCTTCCGTCGCATTATGGTATCAGACCTTACCAACCGCTCCATTTCCGGAACTGCCGGATAAAGATTATTTGGAAGTTATTTAATCAAAAAGGGACGAGCCGATGGCTCGTCCCTTTTTGAGTTTTGCTGTCGAATGCAGTGCCAGGCTTACCTAGTTCTCCAGAGGGCACAGCAAGCTACGCCCCTACAAATATCACTTACGTCACCCTGAGAGTAGTCGAAGGGTCTTACGGAAGATGCCTCGACTTCGTTCGGAATGACGTAATGGAGGGGGCTATTTCGGCACAACCCGTCTCGTAATAACGCAAGCAATCCGCTCTGACTTCTCAGGAATATGTACTAATTTACGGTAACTTTTCCATGTCCCTCCAATTGGGGCCGATGGAAATATCGACAACTAAGGGGACATTTAGTGAGAAGCAGTTTTCCATGATGCGTCCTAGTTCGGGGGCAATTTGGCGGACTTCGTTATCGGGGCTTTCGAATAGGAGTTCGTCATGCACCTGTAGGAGGACGCGCGTGCTCTTGTCTTTGAGGTATTTGGCGATATGGATCATTGCCCGCTTCATGATATCGGCGGCGGTACCTTGGAAAGGCGCATTAGTGGCGGCTCGTTCGGCAGCTTGACGTTCGAGGTGGTTTGCCGAGTGTAATTCAGGGAAATATCTTCTTCGTCCTGATAAGGTGGTCGTATAGCCGACTTCTCGCGCTTGCTTTACCAATTTGTCCAAATAGGCTTTAACTTGAGGGAAGCGATTGAAGTAGGAGACGATAATCTGATGCGCTTCCGGTATAGGAATTCGAAGCTGCTGTGATAAGCCGTAATCGCTCATGCCGTATAAAACGGCAAAGTTAACGGTTTTGGCTGCGCGTCGTTGATCGTTGGTGACTTGTTCGGTGGGAATACCAAAAAGAATGGCGGCAGTGGCTTTATGGATGTCCAGGCCGGCTTCAAAAGCTTGCATCAGCGCGCTATCACCCGTTGCGTGGGCGAGAACTCTTAATTCAATCTGGGAGTAGTCGATCGCAAGCAGTTGATATCCCTTCTCAGCCACAAAAGCGCGTCGGATTTCGCGGCCGATTTCGCTCTTAATGGGAATATTCTGCAGGTTCGGATCCTGGCTGGATAGGCGGCCGGTGCTTGCTACTGTTAGGTTGTAGGTGGTGTGAACTCGGCCATCTGCACGAATAAGTTTAGGCAAAGTATCCGCATAAGTGCTCTTGATCTTCGATAGCTCGCGCCATTCGATTATCTTCTCAGCAATCGGGTGAAGCAATGCGAGGTTTTGAAGGAGACCAGCGTTGGTTGTAAATGCTCCTGACTTAGTTCGTTTGCCGCCCGGAAGGCCCATCTCGGCAAAGAGAACTTCCCCCAATTGTTTTGGCGAACCGATATTGAATGGATGCTTGGCCAATGCATAGATTTCAGATGCAACTTCTTCGATGCGCAGGTTCAATCGTTCCGATAATTCGCCAAGATAATCGGCATCCACTTTAACCCCTAGCTGTTCCATTCGAGCGAGAATAGGGATGAGCGGGATTTCAATCTCATCCAAGACTTTCCTCGTCCCTTCTTTATCGAGTTTAGCGAGCATGGGTTCGCGTAATTGATGGATAGCGGCGGCGATATGCGCTGCGCGATTTTCAGGATCAGTGATCGGCGGCAAGTGGGCATTGAGATAATCTTCAACAAGGCTGTCTATCGAATAACTAGATCGAGCGGAGTCCAGCAAATAAGCCGCAATCATCGAATCGAACATAAGCCCTTGTGGATGTATCTCATGTTCATATAGCCGTAGCCACTGATGTTTTACATCATGGGCAATTTTCGGTAAATTCGGGTTTTCAATCGCATTTTGGACAGCTTGAGGAGGGAAGAGATCGAACGATATCCAGGAAGCTGTAAGTCCTGAAGTTGCCAGCGCTATCCCATTTTCGAGCGTTACGATGGCAAGCGATTTGGCAGTATTAATTTCCTTGACGATTGTCTTGGCATCACTGTTAATGTTTACCTGCACGGGTAAAAGTTCAGTGGTCGGTTTTGCAGCTTCAGGCTTTGACGTGCCTAATTCAGCAAATACGGTCGGTAAGCGGCGGATAACAGATCGGAATTCAATATCCTCGAGGAAGGCTGTTGCTTTTGCTAAAGTCTGATCCGATGGCCGATATTGCGTAGGTTCGAAGTCAATTGGTACGTCAGTAATGATCGTTGATAGCATAAGGCACTGTCTGATCTGATCGGTATTGTCTTTGATTTTGTGACGAAGCTTTTCATCTGCAATCTCATCCGAGCGTTCAATCAGGTTTTCGACAGTATCGAATTGGAGGAGGAGTTTGACAGCGGTTTTTTCGCCAACGCCGGGAACACCTGGAATGTTATCAGAAGGATCTCCGCGAAGCGCTTTGAAATCTGCAACCTGATCCGGTCTTAACCCCATTCGTTCGATTACTGCTGGTGCATCATATCGGTGGATATCTGTGACTCCGCGAATGGTTGCGATGACCGTTATCCCATCACGCACTAATTGAAGCGCATCGAGGTCGCCGGTTACGATAAGCACATCGTAACCTTCTTTTTGAGCTTTCAAGGCGATAGTGCCGACAAGATCGTCTGCTTCATAGCCTGCCAGTTGAATATCAGGAACATCCAGGGCATGGATAAGATCTTTGGCAATTGGGATTTGCTGCTGAAGTTCAGGGGCGGTTTCTTTGCGATGGGCTTTATAGTCAGCAAATTCCGCATGGCGAAACGTTTTAGCCGGAGAATCAAAGGCAACTACAATCCCGTCTGGGCGTTCGGTTGAGAGCAGGTTAAGGAGCATATTGACGAAACCGAAAAGCGCATTGGTTGGCCGCCCATCGGTTGTACTCAAAAATCGCGTGCCAAAAAAAGCTCGGTACAATAAACTGTGGCCGTCAATAACAATGAACTTAGGAGCGGTTGACAAATGGTCCACTATTAGATATACTCCCTATGCACTAGCCGAAGTGGCGGAACGGTAGACGCGGCGGTCTCAAAAACCGTTGGGGGAAACCTCGTGCGGGTTCGATTCCCGCCTTCGGCATAATCTTGCAATATTTCTACCACGATAATAGCACCTGGCGATCTCTAATTGCCAGGTGCTATTACTTGTCTCAGCTTCAAATTGAGGAGTGATTCTAGCGATATCTGTCCCCGAAATGGGTGAAGAAATCGTCACAATATTCCAACCGACCCGATAGGCCTTAGTGGATAAATCGGTGTCCAAACTGGTAGATTATTGGACGGATGGACTATTCAAAAGTGGTATTTGAAACGGAAATTAATGAGGCTGCAGAGGTTCTGCGCCGGGGTGGATTGGTGGCGTTCCCGACTGAGACTGTTTACGGTCTCGGTGCGGATGCTAGTAACCTAAAGGCGCTTGCTCGAATGTTCGCTGCCAAAGGCCGCCCAACGAGCCATCCGGTTATCGTTCACTTAGCGGAGGTTATGATGCTTCCGGAGTGGGCAAGCGAAATCCCTTCAGCAGCCGTCCGATTGGCCGAGCGATTTTGGCCAGGCCCGATGACTCTCATTCTGCCAAGAGCGCAGGGTGTGCTTGATGCTGTAACTGGAGGTCAGGATACGGTGGGGCTTCGAGTTCCCAATCATCCGGTTGCGCTGGGCTTATTGAAGGCATTTGGGGGTGGGGTCGCTGCTCCATCAGCCAATCGTTTTGGAAGGCTTAGCCCCACATCGGCTGAGCATGTTAGGATGGATTTAGGAATTCTAGTAGATATGATTCTAGATGGCGGCGCATGCACGGTTGGGGTCGAATCGACAATATTGGATTTAAGTAGGGAACACCCGGTACTTCTTCGTCCAGGCGCCATTACGATTGAGATGCTGACGGAAGTTCTTGGAGAACCCCCCTTAACAAAAGAAGCCTTTTCGACAAGAGCACCCGGCACATTGAAAATCCATTACGCGCCAAAAACCCCATTAAAAGTGGTTAATTCCGAGGAATTGATGTCGTTCGTCGAGAGCCTATTATCAAACGGTAAGCATGTAGCTGTCATGGCGCGAAGGCCATTGCCGGAGGCAAATCCTAACTTGCATTGGCTTATTGCTCCTAGCGATGCTAAGAATTATGCTCACGATTTATACGCCAACCTTCGCTTTTTGGATTTATTAGGCACTGATCGAATTATTGTAGAAGAAGTTTCTACCGATGTAGATTGGCAAGCCATCCAAGACCGCCTCCAACGCGCTGAGGGGAATGGGTGAGGGGATCGAGGCAAGAAGCAAGATGTGTTATTCATAGCCAAAGGCGTGGAATCTGTCTGGAAGATAGTACGTTGCATTCAGTAAGGCTAGGAGGGGGTTGCTTCGGCACATGCATCCTCGCAATGACACTGAACTGAATTATTGATGCTTCGGTAGCAGAGCAAAGCGGCGCTACCGGAGCTTGCCGGACTAGATGAGTAAGATTAGGATAGTGACTTTCTGAAGATACAAAAGGAGATAATAATGGATAAATTTTTGGTTGGGATAGTTATGGGGAGTGATAGTGATTGGGATGTGATGCAGCATGCGGCACGGCAGTTGAAAGAGTTTGGCGTCGCTTTTGAAGCCAAAGTGCTGTCGGCGCATCGGACGCCGGATGCGGCTTTGGCTTATGCCGAGACGGCGCGTGAGAGGGGATTGGCTTGCATCATCGCAGGAGCTGGCGGGGCGGCTCATCTGGCGGGGGTTATGGCTGCCAAGACAACTCTGCCGGTGCTTGGTGTTCCAATGCCCTCGAAATATCTTAAAGGCATGGATTCCTTGCTTTCAATCGTGCAGATGCCAAAAGGGATACCTGTGGCGACCTTTGCGATTGGGGAAGGGGGAGCGGCTAACGCGGCGCTCTTTGCAATTGCTATTTTGGCCGTCAATGACCAGGCGTTGATGGAGAAGTTGGCGGCTTTTCGTAAGTCCCAAGAGCAAGCGGTACTTAGCAAATCCTTGCCTGAAGTGAAGTAAGCTCGATAATCTTTACGTGTGGTAGAATAGTTTGAAATCTAACCTCATCTAGGATGAATATTATGCCGGATAACCTTCGTAGCAGATTAACTACCCATGGGATTCAGCGGTCACCCAATCGTGCAATGTTGCGTGCAGTTGGATTTGGTGACGATGACTTCGAAAAGC includes:
- the rpsU gene encoding 30S ribosomal protein S21, with the protein product MIQVQVQPNESIDSALKRFNRQLQQSGILRELKEHAHYEKPSDRKRRKARRRRR
- the pheA gene encoding prephenate dehydratase, with the protein product MSEELESLRKEIDAIDESLLNLMNQRAEIAKQIGAGKPANNAPFFSPEREETIYKRLLKINKGPLEDKQVSAIFREIISAARTLEKALVVAFLGPEGTFTHMASLQRFGSSTTFLPVDTITDTFQEVERSNADYGVVPVENSTAGVVPETLDTFPQSNVRICAELYVQIAHHLASHQKSLDDVKKIYTHTQPAQQCRRWLRTYLPNAEIVEVSSTSKAAEMANDDKMAAAITNSLAAERVGIPLLVEHIEDNPHNRTRFLVIGYNEPRSVGKDKTSLMFTLRNQPGELYRALGAFQNAEVNLTMIESRPAQRSGFEYVFYADLQGHRSDGKMGVALKDLAKYVTDLTILGSYPEAE
- a CDS encoding glycoside hydrolase family 172 protein, which translates into the protein MDGFNGLGLGLGNLSRLSKAKTRSISAENPTGEPGKGAMAIEGSGARCARDLGKGWKVNPCMPVKAGETFTMADIEGPGVIQSIWIGGNISRNYILRFYWDDQEVPSVETPLGDFFGCGWGPWAQISSLPVALNPNRGQNCYWEMPFRKRCRITLENRGPDEMVTFYQINYALTEVPEDCAYFHAQFRRVNPLPYKQPYTILDGIKGQGHYVGTIMAWGVNNVGWWGEGEIKFYMDSDTEFPTICGTGVEDYFGGSYNWDVNGSYTTFTTPFLGMYQVIKPDGLYQSQQRFGLYRFHVMDPVRFEDKLKVTIQALGWRSEGRYLAMQDDIASVALWYQTLPTAPFPELPDKDYLEVI
- the polA gene encoding DNA polymerase I — translated: MDHLSTAPKFIVIDGHSLLYRAFFGTRFLSTTDGRPTNALFGFVNMLLNLLSTERPDGIVVAFDSPAKTFRHAEFADYKAHRKETAPELQQQIPIAKDLIHALDVPDIQLAGYEADDLVGTIALKAQKEGYDVLIVTGDLDALQLVRDGITVIATIRGVTDIHRYDAPAVIERMGLRPDQVADFKALRGDPSDNIPGVPGVGEKTAVKLLLQFDTVENLIERSDEIADEKLRHKIKDNTDQIRQCLMLSTIITDVPIDFEPTQYRPSDQTLAKATAFLEDIEFRSVIRRLPTVFAELGTSKPEAAKPTTELLPVQVNINSDAKTIVKEINTAKSLAIVTLENGIALATSGLTASWISFDLFPPQAVQNAIENPNLPKIAHDVKHQWLRLYEHEIHPQGLMFDSMIAAYLLDSARSSYSIDSLVEDYLNAHLPPITDPENRAAHIAAAIHQLREPMLAKLDKEGTRKVLDEIEIPLIPILARMEQLGVKVDADYLGELSERLNLRIEEVASEIYALAKHPFNIGSPKQLGEVLFAEMGLPGGKRTKSGAFTTNAGLLQNLALLHPIAEKIIEWRELSKIKSTYADTLPKLIRADGRVHTTYNLTVASTGRLSSQDPNLQNIPIKSEIGREIRRAFVAEKGYQLLAIDYSQIELRVLAHATGDSALMQAFEAGLDIHKATAAILFGIPTEQVTNDQRRAAKTVNFAVLYGMSDYGLSQQLRIPIPEAHQIIVSYFNRFPQVKAYLDKLVKQAREVGYTTTLSGRRRYFPELHSANHLERQAAERAATNAPFQGTAADIMKRAMIHIAKYLKDKSTRVLLQVHDELLFESPDNEVRQIAPELGRIMENCFSLNVPLVVDISIGPNWRDMEKLP
- a CDS encoding L-threonylcarbamoyladenylate synthase, whose protein sequence is MDYSKVVFETEINEAAEVLRRGGLVAFPTETVYGLGADASNLKALARMFAAKGRPTSHPVIVHLAEVMMLPEWASEIPSAAVRLAERFWPGPMTLILPRAQGVLDAVTGGQDTVGLRVPNHPVALGLLKAFGGGVAAPSANRFGRLSPTSAEHVRMDLGILVDMILDGGACTVGVESTILDLSREHPVLLRPGAITIEMLTEVLGEPPLTKEAFSTRAPGTLKIHYAPKTPLKVVNSEELMSFVESLLSNGKHVAVMARRPLPEANPNLHWLIAPSDAKNYAHDLYANLRFLDLLGTDRIIVEEVSTDVDWQAIQDRLQRAEGNG
- the purE gene encoding 5-(carboxyamino)imidazole ribonucleotide mutase codes for the protein MDKFLVGIVMGSDSDWDVMQHAARQLKEFGVAFEAKVLSAHRTPDAALAYAETARERGLACIIAGAGGAAHLAGVMAAKTTLPVLGVPMPSKYLKGMDSLLSIVQMPKGIPVATFAIGEGGAANAALFAIAILAVNDQALMEKLAAFRKSQEQAVLSKSLPEVK